A genomic stretch from Papio anubis isolate 15944 chromosome 18, Panubis1.0, whole genome shotgun sequence includes:
- the ZNF821 gene encoding zinc finger protein 821 isoform X4, which produces MSRRKQTNPNKVHWDQVFAGLEEQARQAMMKTDFPGDLGSQRQAIQQLRDQDSSSSDSEGDEEETTQDEVSSHTSEEDGGVVKVEKELENTQQPVGGNEVVEHEVTGNLNSDPLLELCQCPLCQLDCGSREQLIAHVYQ; this is translated from the exons GGGATCAAGTATTTGCTGGGCTAGAAGAGCAAGCCCGCCAGGCGATGATGAAAACTGATTTTCCTGGAGACCTTGGCAGTCAGCGACAAGCTATCCAACAACTAAGAGATCAGGACTCCAGTAGCA GTGACAGTGAGGGTGATGAAGAGGAGACCACACAAGATGAAGTCTCTTCCCACACATCAGAGGAAGATGGAGGGGTGGTCAAAGTGGAGAAAGAGTTAGAAAATACACAACAGCCTGTTGGTGGGAACGAAGTGGTAGAGCACGAG GTCACAGGGAATTTGAATTCTGACCCCTTGCTTGAACTCTGCCAGTGTCCCCTCTGCCAGCTAGACTGCGGGAGCCGGGAGCAGTTGATCGCTCATGTGTACCAG